From a single Phragmites australis chromosome 7, lpPhrAust1.1, whole genome shotgun sequence genomic region:
- the LOC133924006 gene encoding wall-associated receptor kinase-like 6 isoform X1: MSPFDALFSLLLLASTGTPTVQASGVVRSHEEPASTATLVGCKRSCGNITFDYPFGIGSRCFRDPDFSLICNDTVQPSRLFLHDGTTEVLDNIDVIDHESYYNLEKNIWIGFSRIITMRPGINNYNISWRAPGRSFFLAYAQLNITGCDLDMYLINQDMDMTRPFCTMTCPNKEITDSMARQNCNGTGCCSISIDYIREFEIRFVRHTKAELEPRSNRSSLWDRINVTTDSYANLLWSVMDQPSCTSAVGNQSSYACISRNGSCDDSYMPMNFGYRCRCSAGYGGNPYILDGCSRDKGYSPAQRLNCSRSCGNISVPFPFGLEEGCFGRKQFYLNCTNATSSILHFENYFQVTSIDVEGGLIKYILPFENAGSIPFLRDEASLFVNSGESVSLQWAVANLTCQEAQKNNSGYACVSNNSTCVIVNSTHGYIGYRCTCSIGFEGNPYIQNGCKDVDECLQPKSCNGTCHNIIGSFQCTECPHKTEYDPVKMQCTSVKQGNLLLGVIIGLSSGFGILFIGLSGIILIRRWNRDIQKQLRKKYFLKNQGLLLEQLISSDENASDKTKIFSLEELEKATNGFDPTRILGRGGHGMVYKGILSDQRVVAIKRSKDIEEGEISQFINEVAILSQINHRNIVKLFGCCLETEVPLLVYDFVPNGSLFGILHSGSNSGFSLSWDDCLRIAAEAAGALCYLHSAASVSVFHRDVKSSNILLDSNYTAKISDFGASRLIPIDQTHVVTNVQGTFGYLDPEYYHTGQLNEKSDVYSFGVVLLELLLRRKPVFTDEEGSKQNLSNYFLRELKAMQIKEIVAAQVCEEATEEEISSVASLAEMCLRLQSEERPTMKQVEMNLQLLRMKSSNSCRVVPENAEEMQPLLRPRAETECELLANAESQHKQQYYSLEQEFVSSLGVPR; this comes from the exons ATGAGCCCCTTTGATGCACTGTTTTCTCTTCTCCTACTTGCTTCTACTGGAACTCCAACAGTGCAAGCTTCTGGCGTTGTAAGAAGCCATGAGGAACCGGCATCCACCGCCACACTCGTCGGTTGTAAGAGAAGCTGTGGCAATATTACCTTCGATTACCCCTTCGGCATCGGCTCGCGCTGCTTCCGTGACCCTGATTTCAGCCTCATCTGCAACGACACCGTGCAGCCCTCCAGGCTCTTCCTCCATGACGGTACCACAGAGGTTCTTGACAACATCGATGTTATTGATCACGAGTCTTACTATAACCTTGAAAAAAATATCTGGATTGGCTTCTCCCGTATCATTACCATGAGACCTGGAATcaacaattacaacatatcCTGGAGGGCCCCAGGGAGATCTTTTTTCCTTGCCTACGCCCAACTAAACATCACCGGTTGCGACTTGGACATGTATTTGATCAATCAAGACATGGATATGACCAGGCCGTTCTGCACCATGACTTGCCCCAACAAAGAAATCACAGACAGCATGGCTAGGCAGAATTGCAATGGTACTGGCTGTTGTTCTATCTCCATTGACTACATACGTGAATTTGAGATCAGATTTGTTCGTCACACAAAAGCCGAGCTCGAGCCGCGTTCTAACAGAAGCTCACTGTGGGATAGAATAAATGTAACCACCGATAGCTATGCCAATTTGTTATGGAGCGTCATGGATCAGCCTAGCTGCACCAGCGCCGTGGGGAACCAATCGAGCTATGCTTGTATCAGCAGGAACGGCAGCTGCGATGACTCCTATATGCCAATGAATTTCGGGTACCGCTGCCGGTGCAGTGCTGGGTACGGTGGCAATCCCTACATTCTCGATGGCTGCTCACGGGACAAAG GATATAGTCCAGCGCAGCGACTGAATTGTTCCCGTTCATGTGGAAATATCAGCGTTCCATTTCCTTTTGGTCTGGAAGAAGGGTGTTTTGGGAGGAAACAATTTTACCTCAACTGCACAAATGCGACTTCTTCTATCCTCCATTTTGAAAATTACTTTCAAGTAACATCCATTGATGTCGAGGGTGGGCTCATCAAATACATCTTACCCTTTGAAAATGCAGGGTCAATTCCCTTTCTACGTGATGAAGCTAGTCTTTTTGTTAATTCTGGGGAGTCAGTCTCCTTGCAATGGGCTGTTGCTAATCTAACTTGTCAGGAAGCACAGAAAAATAACTCCGGATATGCGTGTGTGAGCAACAATAGCACGTGTGTGATAGTCAACTCAACCCATGGTTACATTGGTTACCGTTGTACTTGCTCCATTGGCTTTGAAGGAAATCCATACATTCAAAATGGTTGCAAAg ATGTTGATGAGTGCCTTCAACCTAAAAGTTGTAATGGGACCTGTCACAACATCATCGGAAGCTTTCAATGTACTGAATGCCCCCACAAGACAGAGTATGACCCAGTAAAAATGCAGTGTACTTCAGTTAAACAAGGAAACCTTCTATTAG GTGTTATCATTGGGCTTAGTAGCGGCTTTGGCATTCTATTTATTGGCTTAAGTGGAATAATTCTCATCCGTCGATGGAATCGTGACATCCAGAAGCAACTACGAAagaagtattttttaaaaaatcaaggCCTTCTCTTGGAACAATTGATATCTTCCGATGAAAATGCAAGTGACAAAACGAAGATTTTCTCCTTAGAAGAGCTAGAAAAGGCAACAAATGGCTTTGATCCTACAAGAATCCTTGGTCGTGGAGGGCATGGGATGGTATACAAAGGTATCTTATCTGACCAACGTGTTGTGGCGATAAAAAGGTCCAAGGACATCGAGGAAGGTGAGATTAGTCAATTCATTAATGAGGTTGCAATTCTCTCTCAAATAAATCATCGGAATATTGTTAAGCTCTTTGGGTGCTGTCTTGAAACTGAGGTCCCACTATTGGTATATGACTTTGTTCCCAATGGTTCATTATTCGGAATTTTACATTCTGGTTCAAATAGTGGTTTCTCTTTGTCATGGGATGACTGCCTAAGAATTGCCGCAGAAGCAGCAGGAGCTCTCTGTTATCTCCACTCGGCAGCTTCAGTATCAGTCTTCCATCGTGACGTGAAGTCCTCTAATATACTGCTAGATTCTAACTATACTGCTAAAATTTCAGACTTTGGAGCTTCTAGATTGATTCCTATTGATCAAACTCATGTGGTTACAAATGTCCAAGGCACATTTGGGTACTTAGATCCAGAGTATTACCATACTGGGCAACTAAACGAGAAGAGCGATGTATATAGTTTCGGTGTGGTACTTTTGGAACTACTTTTGAGAAGGAAGCCTGTTTTTACAGATGAGGAAGGGTCAAAGCAAAACTTGTCCAATTACTTCCTTCGGGAGCTAAAAGCAATGCAAATTAAAGAGATAGTGGCTGCTCAGGTTTGTGAGGAAGCAACTGAGGAAGAGATTAGCAGTGTTGCCTCTCTTGCGGAGATGTGTTTGAGGCTCCAAAGTGAAGAGAGACCTACTATGAAGCAAGTCGAGATGAATTTACAGCTCTTGCGAATGAAAAGCTCAAATTCATGCCGTGTTGTTCCAGAAAATGCTGAAGAGATGCAACCGTTGCTACGTCCAAGAGCTGAAACTGAATGTGAGCTATTGGCTAATGCAGAGTCCCAACACAAGCAACAATACTACAGCTTAGAGCAGGAGTTTGTATCATCTCTTGGGGTACCACGCTAA
- the LOC133924006 gene encoding wall-associated receptor kinase 1-like isoform X2, with protein MSPFDALFSLLLLASTGTPTVQASGVVRSHEEPASTATLVGCKRSCGNITFDYPFGIGSRCFRDPDFSLICNDTVQPSRLFLHDGTTEVLDNIDVIDHESYYNLEKNIWIGFSRIITMRPGINNYNISWRAPGRSFFLAYAQLNITGCDLDMYLINQDMDMTRPFCTMTCPNKEITDSMARQNCNGTGCCSISIDYIREFEIRFVRHTKAELEPRSNRSSLWDRINVTTDSYANLLWSVMDQPSCTSAVGNQSSYACISRNGSCDDSYMPMNFGYRCRCSAGYGGNPYILDGCSRDKGYSPAQRLNCSRSCGNISVPFPFGLEEGCFGRKQFYLNCTNATSSILHFENYFQVTSIDVEGGLIKYILPFENAGSIPFLRDEASLFVNSGESVSLQWAVANLTCQEAQKNNSGYACVSNNSTCVIVNSTHGYIGYRCTCSIGFEGNPYIQNGCKDVDECLQPKSCNGTCHNIIGSFQCTECPHKTEYDPVKMQCTSVKQGNLLLGVIIGLSSGFGILFIGLSGIILIRRWNRDIQKQLRKKYFLKNQGLLLEQLISSDENASDKTKIFSLEELEKATNGFDPTRILGRGGHGMVYKGILSDQRVVAIKRSKDIEEDFGASRLIPIDQTHVVTNVQGTFGYLDPEYYHTGQLNEKSDVYSFGVVLLELLLRRKPVFTDEEGSKQNLSNYFLRELKAMQIKEIVAAQVCEEATEEEISSVASLAEMCLRLQSEERPTMKQVEMNLQLLRMKSSNSCRVVPENAEEMQPLLRPRAETECELLANAESQHKQQYYSLEQEFVSSLGVPR; from the exons ATGAGCCCCTTTGATGCACTGTTTTCTCTTCTCCTACTTGCTTCTACTGGAACTCCAACAGTGCAAGCTTCTGGCGTTGTAAGAAGCCATGAGGAACCGGCATCCACCGCCACACTCGTCGGTTGTAAGAGAAGCTGTGGCAATATTACCTTCGATTACCCCTTCGGCATCGGCTCGCGCTGCTTCCGTGACCCTGATTTCAGCCTCATCTGCAACGACACCGTGCAGCCCTCCAGGCTCTTCCTCCATGACGGTACCACAGAGGTTCTTGACAACATCGATGTTATTGATCACGAGTCTTACTATAACCTTGAAAAAAATATCTGGATTGGCTTCTCCCGTATCATTACCATGAGACCTGGAATcaacaattacaacatatcCTGGAGGGCCCCAGGGAGATCTTTTTTCCTTGCCTACGCCCAACTAAACATCACCGGTTGCGACTTGGACATGTATTTGATCAATCAAGACATGGATATGACCAGGCCGTTCTGCACCATGACTTGCCCCAACAAAGAAATCACAGACAGCATGGCTAGGCAGAATTGCAATGGTACTGGCTGTTGTTCTATCTCCATTGACTACATACGTGAATTTGAGATCAGATTTGTTCGTCACACAAAAGCCGAGCTCGAGCCGCGTTCTAACAGAAGCTCACTGTGGGATAGAATAAATGTAACCACCGATAGCTATGCCAATTTGTTATGGAGCGTCATGGATCAGCCTAGCTGCACCAGCGCCGTGGGGAACCAATCGAGCTATGCTTGTATCAGCAGGAACGGCAGCTGCGATGACTCCTATATGCCAATGAATTTCGGGTACCGCTGCCGGTGCAGTGCTGGGTACGGTGGCAATCCCTACATTCTCGATGGCTGCTCACGGGACAAAG GATATAGTCCAGCGCAGCGACTGAATTGTTCCCGTTCATGTGGAAATATCAGCGTTCCATTTCCTTTTGGTCTGGAAGAAGGGTGTTTTGGGAGGAAACAATTTTACCTCAACTGCACAAATGCGACTTCTTCTATCCTCCATTTTGAAAATTACTTTCAAGTAACATCCATTGATGTCGAGGGTGGGCTCATCAAATACATCTTACCCTTTGAAAATGCAGGGTCAATTCCCTTTCTACGTGATGAAGCTAGTCTTTTTGTTAATTCTGGGGAGTCAGTCTCCTTGCAATGGGCTGTTGCTAATCTAACTTGTCAGGAAGCACAGAAAAATAACTCCGGATATGCGTGTGTGAGCAACAATAGCACGTGTGTGATAGTCAACTCAACCCATGGTTACATTGGTTACCGTTGTACTTGCTCCATTGGCTTTGAAGGAAATCCATACATTCAAAATGGTTGCAAAg ATGTTGATGAGTGCCTTCAACCTAAAAGTTGTAATGGGACCTGTCACAACATCATCGGAAGCTTTCAATGTACTGAATGCCCCCACAAGACAGAGTATGACCCAGTAAAAATGCAGTGTACTTCAGTTAAACAAGGAAACCTTCTATTAG GTGTTATCATTGGGCTTAGTAGCGGCTTTGGCATTCTATTTATTGGCTTAAGTGGAATAATTCTCATCCGTCGATGGAATCGTGACATCCAGAAGCAACTACGAAagaagtattttttaaaaaatcaaggCCTTCTCTTGGAACAATTGATATCTTCCGATGAAAATGCAAGTGACAAAACGAAGATTTTCTCCTTAGAAGAGCTAGAAAAGGCAACAAATGGCTTTGATCCTACAAGAATCCTTGGTCGTGGAGGGCATGGGATGGTATACAAAGGTATCTTATCTGACCAACGTGTTGTGGCGATAAAAAGGTCCAAGGACATCGAGGAAG ACTTTGGAGCTTCTAGATTGATTCCTATTGATCAAACTCATGTGGTTACAAATGTCCAAGGCACATTTGGGTACTTAGATCCAGAGTATTACCATACTGGGCAACTAAACGAGAAGAGCGATGTATATAGTTTCGGTGTGGTACTTTTGGAACTACTTTTGAGAAGGAAGCCTGTTTTTACAGATGAGGAAGGGTCAAAGCAAAACTTGTCCAATTACTTCCTTCGGGAGCTAAAAGCAATGCAAATTAAAGAGATAGTGGCTGCTCAGGTTTGTGAGGAAGCAACTGAGGAAGAGATTAGCAGTGTTGCCTCTCTTGCGGAGATGTGTTTGAGGCTCCAAAGTGAAGAGAGACCTACTATGAAGCAAGTCGAGATGAATTTACAGCTCTTGCGAATGAAAAGCTCAAATTCATGCCGTGTTGTTCCAGAAAATGCTGAAGAGATGCAACCGTTGCTACGTCCAAGAGCTGAAACTGAATGTGAGCTATTGGCTAATGCAGAGTCCCAACACAAGCAACAATACTACAGCTTAGAGCAGGAGTTTGTATCATCTCTTGGGGTACCACGCTAA